A genomic window from Lentibacter algarum includes:
- a CDS encoding helix-turn-helix transcriptional regulator codes for MIGQKVLDLCKLKGLTLRAACQASGLKYSTLHAQISNRRPIPFKTIDKLSRKLNVPLSYFSEGQPLFQVNALATDSAPSGSMLQFETSINAQAKLLAEQGYYPSIDDVLDWLVHVDFQLKDFDWIKDQVDLYYPLQTDDIMARPHSVGSESLAAKLLGFSKDADLHNYFGRLDPNDVAAFRISHAAIKPHVYNVTDHQFHAQWTQGLINGSYRKLMAGIRDENDAPLTLVFCRLIQLNNP; via the coding sequence ATGATTGGTCAAAAAGTTCTAGATTTATGTAAGCTCAAAGGTCTGACCCTGCGCGCCGCCTGTCAGGCCTCAGGACTCAAATATTCAACTTTGCACGCCCAGATCTCAAATCGCCGGCCCATTCCCTTCAAGACCATCGATAAGCTCTCGCGCAAACTCAACGTGCCGCTAAGCTACTTCTCGGAGGGCCAGCCCCTCTTTCAAGTCAATGCACTCGCAACTGACAGCGCACCAAGCGGCTCCATGCTCCAATTCGAAACCTCCATAAACGCGCAAGCCAAGCTCTTGGCTGAGCAGGGCTATTACCCAAGTATCGACGATGTTCTCGACTGGTTGGTGCACGTCGATTTTCAGCTCAAAGACTTTGATTGGATCAAAGACCAAGTTGATCTCTACTATCCACTGCAAACCGATGACATCATGGCGCGGCCCCATTCCGTCGGCAGCGAAAGCCTAGCCGCCAAGCTTCTCGGGTTTTCAAAGGATGCTGACTTACATAACTATTTTGGCAGACTCGACCCCAACGATGTCGCCGCCTTTCGGATTTCTCATGCAGCCATCAAACCTCACGTTTATAATGTGACAGACCACCAATTTCATGCGCAATGGACCCAAGGTCTGATCAACGGCAGCTATCGCAAACTTATGGCAGGCATACGGGACGAAAACGACGCCCCGCTAACGCTTGTCTTTTGTCGGCTGATCCAGCTCAACAATCCCTAA
- a CDS encoding acyl-CoA dehydrogenase family protein produces the protein MDLGLRAESAALLERVKAMIADEIMPLEGEYHAEIGKGERWSYTERQAEILEGLKAKAKERGLWNFWLTDSDKGLGLSTVEYAYFAEEMGKTPMGAEVFNCGAPDTGNMEVFERYGTPAMKEQWLKPLLAGEIRSAYLMTEPDEASSDATNIAMRCERDGDDYVLNGEKWWASGAGDPRCKVYIVMVRTGGDDAPKHKRHSMIVVPAGTEGVEVLRPMQVYGNDDAPHGHMHIRMTNVRVPAENMILGEGRGFEVSQGRLGPGRIHHCMRAIGQAEAALELMCRRSLQREAFGKQIAHLGANYDIIANARMEIEQARLLCLKTAWMMDQGDMKAAAPWIHQIKVVAPLMSLKVIDEAVQMFGAQGISQDTPLAAMWKNVRTLRLADGPDAVHRRQVARVELRKYTQERI, from the coding sequence ATGGATTTGGGACTGCGAGCGGAGAGTGCGGCGCTTTTGGAGCGGGTTAAGGCGATGATCGCGGATGAGATCATGCCGCTGGAAGGCGAGTATCACGCCGAGATCGGCAAGGGCGAACGCTGGAGCTACACCGAGCGGCAGGCCGAGATTTTGGAAGGTCTCAAAGCCAAAGCCAAGGAGCGCGGACTTTGGAACTTCTGGCTGACCGACAGCGACAAAGGCTTGGGCCTGAGCACTGTGGAATACGCTTATTTTGCGGAGGAAATGGGCAAGACGCCGATGGGAGCCGAGGTTTTCAACTGCGGAGCGCCAGACACGGGAAATATGGAAGTGTTTGAGCGTTATGGTACGCCAGCGATGAAAGAGCAGTGGCTCAAGCCTCTTCTGGCGGGCGAGATTCGCTCGGCTTATTTGATGACGGAGCCTGACGAGGCCAGTTCGGATGCAACCAACATCGCGATGCGCTGTGAGCGTGACGGCGACGACTATGTGCTGAATGGCGAGAAATGGTGGGCCTCGGGCGCGGGCGATCCGCGCTGCAAGGTCTATATCGTGATGGTGCGCACTGGCGGAGACGACGCCCCCAAGCACAAGCGCCATTCGATGATTGTTGTGCCTGCGGGCACAGAGGGTGTGGAAGTGCTGCGCCCGATGCAGGTTTATGGCAATGATGATGCGCCTCACGGGCATATGCATATCCGCATGACGAATGTGCGCGTGCCCGCAGAGAATATGATTCTGGGCGAGGGGCGCGGCTTTGAAGTGTCACAGGGGCGGCTTGGGCCAGGGCGGATACACCATTGTATGCGCGCGATCGGGCAGGCGGAGGCCGCGCTTGAACTGATGTGCCGCCGTAGCTTGCAGCGCGAGGCCTTTGGCAAGCAGATCGCCCATCTTGGTGCGAATTATGACATCATTGCCAATGCGCGTATGGAGATTGAGCAGGCGCGCCTGCTGTGCCTCAAGACCGCTTGGATGATGGACCAAGGCGACATGAAAGCGGCTGCGCCATGGATTCACCAGATCAAGGTTGTTGCGCCTTTGATGTCTTTGAAAGTCATTGATGAAGCGGTGCAAATGTTTGGTGCGCAAGGGATTTCACAGGATACGCCTTTGGCCGCGATGTGGAAAAATGTTCGCACGCTTCGGCTCGCAGATGGGCCCGACGCTGTGCACCGCCGCCAAGTGGCGCGGGTTGAGCTGCGCAAATACACGCAGGAACGGATCTGA
- a CDS encoding cytochrome c oxidase subunit 1 — translation MADAAIHSHDHEDNRSFFTRWFLSTNHKDIGLLYLIVSALAGLIAVTFTVFMRLELMQPGVQHMCMEGFRFFSSGDVCTPNGHLWNVLITYHGVLMMFFVVIPALFGGFGNYFMPLQIGAPDMAFPRMNNLSFWMYVAGLSLGVASMLSPGGNDQLGSGVGWVLYPPLSVNEGGMSMDLAIFAVHVSGASSILGAINMITTFLNMRAPGMTLFKVPLFAWSIFITAWLILLALPVLAGAITMLLTDRNFGTTFFDPAGGGDPILYQHILWFFGHPEVYIVVLPGFGLVSHIFATFSRKPVFGYLPMVWALIAIGALGFVVWAHHMYTVGMSLTQQSYFMLATMTIAIPTGIKIFSWIATMWGGSLEFKTPMLFAIGFLILFTIGGVTGIVLSQAAVDRAYHDTYYVVAHFHYTMSMGAAFTIFAGIYFYIGKMTGRQYPEFWGKVHFWMFFIGVNITFFPQHFLGRQGMPRRYIDYPEAFAYWNYVSSWGAFLSFASFILFFGIVLYTLFRGAKVTENNYWNEYADTLEWTLPSPPPEHTFEQLPKQEDWDKQHAH, via the coding sequence ATGGCAGACGCAGCCATTCACAGCCACGATCACGAGGACAACCGGAGCTTCTTTACGCGCTGGTTCCTCTCGACCAATCACAAAGACATTGGTCTGCTTTATCTCATCGTGTCGGCACTCGCCGGCCTGATAGCTGTTACATTCACTGTCTTCATGCGCCTCGAGCTCATGCAACCAGGTGTGCAGCACATGTGTATGGAGGGGTTCCGCTTCTTCTCCTCTGGTGATGTTTGCACACCAAACGGACACCTCTGGAACGTTCTGATCACGTATCACGGCGTCCTGATGATGTTCTTTGTTGTTATTCCGGCGCTTTTCGGCGGCTTTGGCAACTACTTCATGCCTCTGCAAATCGGCGCGCCAGACATGGCCTTCCCACGAATGAACAACCTGTCGTTCTGGATGTATGTCGCAGGTCTCTCACTCGGTGTCGCCTCGATGCTTTCACCTGGCGGCAATGACCAACTTGGTTCAGGCGTTGGCTGGGTGCTTTACCCGCCGCTGTCAGTCAATGAAGGCGGCATGTCGATGGATCTGGCGATCTTCGCGGTTCACGTTTCGGGCGCAAGCTCGATCCTTGGCGCGATCAACATGATCACCACTTTCCTCAACATGCGCGCACCAGGCATGACACTGTTCAAAGTACCACTCTTCGCTTGGTCGATCTTCATCACCGCGTGGCTCATCCTCCTTGCCCTGCCTGTTCTGGCTGGCGCAATCACGATGCTCCTCACGGACCGCAACTTCGGGACAACTTTCTTTGACCCAGCAGGCGGCGGCGATCCGATCCTTTACCAGCACATTCTCTGGTTCTTCGGTCACCCAGAAGTATATATCGTGGTTCTTCCAGGCTTTGGCCTCGTCTCACACATCTTCGCGACGTTCTCGCGCAAGCCTGTGTTTGGCTACCTGCCAATGGTTTGGGCGCTCATCGCGATTGGCGCGCTCGGCTTCGTCGTCTGGGCACACCACATGTACACTGTGGGCATGTCTCTGACTCAGCAAAGCTACTTCATGCTTGCCACCATGACGATTGCGATCCCAACAGGGATCAAGATCTTCTCATGGATCGCAACAATGTGGGGCGGCAGCCTTGAGTTCAAAACACCGATGCTCTTCGCAATCGGCTTTTTGATCCTGTTCACAATCGGTGGCGTTACAGGCATCGTGCTGTCACAGGCCGCAGTAGACCGTGCATATCACGACACCTATTATGTCGTCGCGCACTTCCACTACACCATGTCCATGGGGGCAGCCTTCACCATCTTTGCCGGTATATATTTCTATATAGGCAAGATGACAGGTCGCCAGTACCCAGAATTCTGGGGCAAGGTTCACTTCTGGATGTTCTTCATCGGCGTAAACATCACCTTCTTCCCACAGCACTTCCTGGGTCGCCAAGGTATGCCACGTCGTTACATCGACTATCCTGAAGCCTTTGCGTACTGGAACTACGTCTCTTCATGGGGTGCATTCCTGTCGTTCGCATCGTTCATCCTGTTCTTCGGTATCGTTCTTTACACACTCTTCCGCGGTGCAAAAGTAACTGAAAACAACTACTGGAACGAATACGCCGACACGCTTGAGTGGACACTGCCTTCGCCTCCGCCCGAGCATACGTTCGAGCAGCTTCCAAAGCAGGAAGACTGGGATAAGCAGCACGCTCACTAA
- the lipB gene encoding lipoyl(octanoyl) transferase LipB, translating to MIEWKHTDGLVPYEEALVFMEARVADISAGTASECIWLLEHPPLYTAGTSAKLEDLVAPDRFPVYEARRGGQYTYHGPGQRVVYVMLDVAKRGRDVRCFVRDLERWVINTLAEFNVTGEIRDGRVGVWVEREDKPLTATGAKAEDKIAAIGIRLRKWISFHGISINVEPDLEHFSGIVPCGITEHGVTSLVDLGLPVTMDDLDVALKATFEAAMTAPSCN from the coding sequence ATGATCGAATGGAAACACACCGACGGCCTCGTGCCCTATGAAGAGGCCCTCGTCTTCATGGAGGCCCGCGTCGCCGACATATCCGCAGGCACTGCCTCAGAGTGCATCTGGCTTCTGGAACACCCGCCGCTCTACACCGCCGGCACCTCTGCCAAGCTAGAAGACCTCGTCGCCCCCGACCGCTTCCCCGTTTATGAAGCCCGACGTGGCGGACAGTATACCTATCATGGTCCAGGCCAACGTGTTGTCTATGTCATGCTCGATGTTGCAAAGCGCGGCCGCGATGTACGCTGCTTCGTGCGCGATCTTGAACGCTGGGTCATCAACACATTGGCTGAGTTTAACGTGACTGGCGAAATCCGCGATGGTCGCGTCGGCGTCTGGGTTGAGCGCGAGGACAAACCACTCACAGCCACGGGCGCCAAGGCAGAAGACAAAATCGCCGCCATAGGCATTCGCCTGCGCAAATGGATCAGCTTTCACGGCATCTCAATCAACGTCGAGCCTGACCTTGAGCATTTTTCAGGCATTGTCCCCTGCGGCATCACAGAGCATGGCGTCACCTCTCTGGTCGATCTTGGCTTGCCCGTCACGATGGATGATCTCGATGTTGCGCTCAAAGCGACTTTTGAGGCTGCGATGACAGCGCCAAGTTGCAACTAA
- a CDS encoding LytTR family DNA-binding domain-containing protein, with protein sequence MKDSPTHSALRELRRIFSAPRTFVALAGTVLFLAVSGPFGTYESLAFAPRLAYWAFTAPLTFALGTFTATLVARRFKGQGPIWFTPSMVAVSTALSVGALVLLLNWVAFGAAPTNLPYSSSLLGAVFITAALIALALYYISNQTSVMPKGPPPLLARLEFAKRGPLVSLSVQDHYVEVVTTKGASLLLMRLTDAIKETGTDTGLQVHRSHWVATTQIANITREGDKARITLKDGRDIPAARSYIPALKDAGLLPR encoded by the coding sequence GTGAAAGACAGCCCCACGCATTCTGCGCTTCGCGAGTTGCGGCGCATTTTTTCCGCGCCGCGTACGTTTGTCGCGCTGGCTGGCACAGTGCTCTTTCTTGCGGTCTCTGGCCCGTTCGGCACCTATGAGTCGCTCGCCTTCGCGCCCCGCCTCGCCTATTGGGCCTTCACAGCGCCGCTGACCTTTGCTCTCGGCACCTTTACAGCGACGCTCGTCGCCCGCCGTTTCAAAGGTCAGGGCCCAATCTGGTTCACCCCCAGCATGGTTGCCGTCAGCACAGCGCTCAGCGTGGGTGCACTCGTGCTTTTGCTCAACTGGGTCGCCTTCGGCGCAGCCCCCACAAACCTGCCCTATAGCAGCAGCCTCCTCGGCGCAGTCTTTATCACCGCAGCCCTCATTGCCCTCGCGCTTTATTATATTTCAAACCAAACTTCCGTCATGCCAAAAGGCCCACCGCCTTTGCTGGCAAGGCTTGAGTTCGCCAAACGTGGCCCGCTTGTTTCCCTCTCGGTCCAAGATCACTACGTCGAAGTGGTCACAACAAAAGGCGCGTCTCTCCTCCTTATGCGCCTCACGGACGCCATCAAAGAAACGGGCACAGATACAGGCTTGCAAGTGCACCGCTCTCACTGGGTCGCCACCACGCAGATCGCCAACATCACCCGCGAGGGCGACAAAGCCCGCATCACCCTGAAAGACGGGCGCGACATTCCCGCCGCACGCAGCTATATCCCTGCCCTAAAAGACGCGGGCCTTTTGCCCCGCTGA
- a CDS encoding thiamine diphosphokinase, with translation MKTAIVHDLEPVLLVGGGKKRKTGLEAASGLYRRVVAADSGADWLIAQGREPDMVIGDLDSISPEALTLLWPDRALRVNEQDSTDFEKCLTRIETPLVLGIGFLGGRVDHELAALHALAAYPERRCVLIGGEDIVFLAPPHLRLQLEAGTRVSLFPLGPMGAQSEGLRWPVDEVRFDPLRQIGTSNEALGLIELSVDGPTMLVILPLSELKGAMAALLDCGAGWPPQRTL, from the coding sequence ATGAAAACAGCCATTGTTCACGATCTGGAACCAGTTTTGCTGGTTGGGGGCGGGAAAAAGCGCAAAACGGGTCTTGAAGCGGCATCCGGGCTTTATCGGCGTGTTGTCGCAGCGGACAGTGGTGCAGACTGGTTGATCGCTCAGGGGCGTGAGCCGGATATGGTGATCGGTGATTTGGATTCTATATCGCCTGAGGCATTAACCCTGCTTTGGCCTGATCGTGCGCTGAGAGTTAACGAGCAAGACAGCACTGACTTTGAGAAATGCTTGACGCGAATTGAGACGCCCCTTGTGTTGGGGATCGGCTTTCTCGGCGGGCGCGTGGACCATGAGCTTGCAGCGCTTCATGCGCTTGCAGCCTATCCTGAGCGGCGCTGTGTTCTGATCGGGGGAGAGGATATTGTCTTTCTTGCGCCGCCTCATCTGCGTCTTCAGCTTGAGGCGGGCACGCGCGTCTCACTCTTTCCTTTGGGGCCGATGGGAGCGCAATCGGAGGGGCTGCGCTGGCCTGTGGATGAGGTGCGCTTTGATCCCCTCCGTCAGATCGGAACGTCAAATGAGGCGCTGGGGCTGATTGAGCTGAGTGTCGATGGGCCAACGATGTTGGTTATTCTGCCGCTGTCGGAACTGAAAGGGGCGATGGCGGCTCTTTTGGACTGCGGCGCTGGCTGGCCCCCTCAACGAACATTGTGA
- a CDS encoding cytochrome C — MKLFPLLAASALMAAAPAFAGDIEAGEKDFKKCKACHMVVSADGEEIYKGGKTGPNLYGVIGRVAGSDDGYKYGDGLKDAAEAGFVWTEDAIAAYVADPKAWLSDNGYTAKSKMSFKLKGGGEDVAAWLASVGPAAE; from the coding sequence ATGAAACTTTTCCCTCTCCTCGCTGCGAGCGCCCTGATGGCCGCCGCTCCTGCCTTCGCTGGTGACATCGAAGCAGGCGAGAAAGACTTCAAAAAATGCAAAGCCTGCCACATGGTTGTCTCCGCCGACGGCGAAGAAATCTACAAAGGCGGCAAAACTGGCCCGAACCTTTACGGCGTTATCGGCCGCGTTGCTGGCTCGGATGACGGCTACAAATACGGTGACGGCCTCAAAGACGCAGCCGAAGCGGGCTTCGTCTGGACAGAGGACGCTATCGCGGCCTATGTCGCAGACCCGAAAGCTTGGCTCAGCGACAACGGCTATACTGCAAAGTCAAAAATGAGCTTCAAGCTCAAAGGTGGCGGTGAAGATGTTGCTGCTTGGCTCGCCTCAGTTGGCCCAGCAGCTGAATAA
- a CDS encoding L-serine ammonia-lyase: protein MFLSVFEMFKVGIGPSSSHTMGPMVAAARFLDLMRASPFEFAGLKGSLHGSLAFTGVGHATDRATILGLAGFVPETYDHEKAEATLEAIRETHLIQPQGLPALKFSPKEDLLFDYGPALAGHANGMVLHATDAQGDVILSETYYSIGGGFVLTADEHAQGKATDDDGPPIPYPFKSAAEMLQMCKTSGKNIAEMKRANEIARGGHDNLRTGSARLWQVMNDCINRGLETEGELPGGLFVKRRAKGIHDALIAERGMNQRAPHTINDWMSTYAMAVNEENAAGGQVVTAPTNGAAGVMPAVIRYWLDHVPGASESGVEDFLLTAAAIGGLVKFNASISGAEAGCQAEVGSAAAMAAAGLCAVMGGTPEQVENAAEIALEHHLGMTCDPVKGLVQVPCIERNGLGAIKAVAAASLALRGDGTHLVPLDACIETMRQTGLDMSEKYKETSLGGLAVNVPNC, encoded by the coding sequence ATGTTTCTCTCAGTGTTTGAAATGTTCAAAGTGGGCATAGGCCCCTCCTCCTCCCACACAATGGGCCCGATGGTTGCCGCAGCGCGCTTTCTTGATCTTATGCGCGCCTCGCCGTTCGAGTTCGCAGGCCTCAAAGGCAGCCTTCACGGCTCCCTCGCCTTTACAGGCGTAGGTCATGCGACAGATCGCGCGACCATTCTGGGCCTCGCAGGCTTTGTCCCCGAAACCTATGATCACGAAAAGGCCGAAGCTACGCTTGAAGCGATCCGCGAAACGCACTTGATCCAGCCCCAAGGCCTGCCTGCGCTCAAGTTTTCGCCCAAAGAGGATCTACTTTTTGATTATGGCCCAGCGCTCGCAGGTCACGCAAACGGTATGGTTCTGCACGCGACAGATGCGCAAGGCGATGTGATCTTGTCTGAGACCTACTATTCTATTGGCGGCGGTTTTGTTCTGACCGCCGATGAGCATGCCCAAGGCAAAGCCACAGATGATGATGGCCCCCCCATCCCCTACCCGTTCAAATCCGCGGCCGAAATGCTCCAGATGTGCAAAACATCTGGCAAGAACATTGCCGAAATGAAACGCGCCAATGAGATCGCCCGCGGCGGCCACGACAATCTGCGCACAGGCTCAGCCCGCCTCTGGCAGGTGATGAACGACTGTATCAACCGTGGTCTTGAAACCGAGGGTGAGCTTCCGGGCGGCCTCTTTGTGAAGCGTCGCGCCAAGGGCATCCACGATGCGCTCATCGCCGAGCGCGGCATGAACCAACGCGCGCCCCACACCATCAACGACTGGATGAGCACGTACGCCATGGCCGTCAACGAGGAGAACGCCGCAGGCGGTCAAGTCGTCACCGCACCAACCAACGGCGCGGCTGGCGTCATGCCCGCCGTGATCCGTTACTGGCTTGATCATGTTCCAGGCGCCTCCGAAAGCGGCGTCGAGGACTTTCTTTTGACAGCCGCTGCGATTGGCGGGCTCGTGAAATTCAATGCAAGCATCTCAGGTGCCGAGGCTGGCTGTCAGGCCGAGGTTGGCTCTGCCGCCGCCATGGCCGCCGCTGGCCTTTGTGCCGTCATGGGTGGCACGCCAGAGCAAGTCGAAAACGCGGCAGAGATTGCGCTAGAGCATCACCTCGGCATGACCTGCGACCCCGTAAAAGGCCTCGTGCAAGTCCCCTGCATCGAACGCAATGGCCTTGGCGCGATCAAGGCGGTGGCCGCCGCCTCACTCGCCTTGCGTGGCGATGGTACACACCTTGTCCCTCTCGATGCCTGTATCGAAACCATGCGCCAGACGGGTCTCGACATGAGCGAGAAGTATAAAGAGACTTCGCTCGGCGGACTCGCCGTAAACGTGCCCAACTGCTGA
- a CDS encoding glutathione S-transferase family protein, giving the protein MTYRLHYAPDNASLIIRLALEELELPYETVLVDRARTAQQSAEYLALNPNGLIPVLETPHGALFETGAILLWLADTEGKLAPPPESAARGNFLKWLFFVSNTLHTELRMLFYPAKYIGEDTGHQAALRKGLQKSLATHLQKLDSLASDGHSWFASASPSILDLYVVTLIRWLALYPIETAHWFSLSDTPHLSRLASQVECRASVKAAIKAEGLGPTPFTAPSYATPPEGSAI; this is encoded by the coding sequence ATGACATATCGCCTTCACTACGCCCCAGACAATGCCTCGCTCATCATCCGCCTTGCGCTGGAAGAGCTTGAACTGCCCTATGAAACCGTCCTGGTAGACCGTGCGCGCACCGCCCAGCAGAGTGCCGAATATCTCGCGCTCAACCCCAACGGCCTCATTCCCGTGCTCGAAACGCCCCACGGCGCGCTGTTTGAAACAGGGGCGATTCTTCTCTGGCTGGCCGACACCGAAGGAAAGCTTGCCCCACCGCCCGAGAGTGCCGCGCGCGGAAACTTCCTAAAATGGCTGTTCTTTGTCTCAAATACGCTTCACACCGAGCTGCGCATGCTCTTTTACCCCGCCAAATACATCGGCGAGGACACAGGTCACCAAGCCGCCCTGCGTAAAGGTCTGCAAAAGAGCCTCGCCACACACTTGCAAAAGCTGGACAGCCTCGCATCTGATGGTCACAGCTGGTTCGCGAGCGCCTCACCCAGCATCCTCGATCTCTATGTCGTAACGCTGATACGTTGGCTTGCACTCTACCCAATAGAAACTGCGCACTGGTTCTCTCTGTCTGACACGCCGCATTTGTCTCGTTTAGCGTCTCAAGTCGAGTGCCGCGCAAGCGTGAAGGCGGCTATCAAAGCTGAAGGCCTCGGCCCAACACCATTCACAGCGCCAAGCTACGCCACACCCCCGGAAGGATCGGCCATCTAA
- a CDS encoding DMT family transporter, producing MQDRTTLGIAFMVAFALVAPIMDAFAKATPDYIPVMEILGFRFGIQVLLLLPVALVLGIAHRPRAPEIGLHLVRGFLIMAATGLFFAAVREMPLANAIAIFFVEPFILTLLGALFLGEAVGLRRIMACTVGFGGALLVIQPSFSELGFVALYPLGTALCFALYMVMTRSMAQRLSPITLQAYTAIAASALILPMLFAFNGTGNTALDPAMPHGLAVYTLLGVGVVSTVSHLFISLALKFAPAATIAPLQYLEIVAATSLGYFVFSDIPDALTFIGIAIIVGAGLYVFARERRAEQVLAQQTDVPHTP from the coding sequence ATGCAAGACCGCACCACCCTCGGCATCGCCTTCATGGTCGCCTTCGCGCTTGTCGCTCCGATCATGGATGCTTTCGCTAAAGCGACGCCTGATTATATCCCCGTGATGGAAATTCTCGGCTTCCGCTTTGGAATCCAAGTGCTGCTGCTTCTCCCCGTGGCCCTCGTTCTCGGTATCGCTCACAGACCCCGTGCCCCAGAAATTGGCCTGCATCTGGTGCGCGGCTTTCTCATCATGGCGGCGACAGGCCTCTTCTTTGCCGCAGTTCGCGAAATGCCACTGGCCAACGCAATTGCAATCTTCTTTGTCGAACCCTTCATCCTGACGCTGCTCGGCGCACTCTTTCTAGGCGAAGCTGTCGGCCTGCGCCGTATCATGGCCTGTACCGTCGGCTTTGGCGGCGCACTCCTCGTGATTCAACCAAGCTTTTCAGAACTCGGCTTTGTCGCGCTCTACCCTCTCGGCACAGCCCTATGTTTTGCTCTGTATATGGTCATGACCCGCTCTATGGCGCAGCGCCTCAGCCCGATCACACTTCAAGCCTACACAGCCATCGCTGCCAGCGCCCTCATACTGCCCATGCTTTTCGCCTTTAACGGCACGGGAAACACGGCTCTTGACCCCGCCATGCCCCATGGCCTCGCTGTCTATACGCTGCTCGGCGTCGGAGTTGTGTCAACCGTCTCGCATCTGTTCATCAGCCTCGCGCTCAAATTTGCTCCCGCGGCCACAATCGCGCCACTACAATATCTTGAGATCGTCGCCGCCACATCCCTTGGCTACTTTGTCTTTAGCGATATCCCAGACGCGCTCACTTTCATTGGCATCGCCATCATTGTCGGCGCAGGCCTATATGTCTTCGCCCGCGAACGCCGGGCCGAGCAAGTTCTGGCACAGCAGACTGATGTTCCCCACACCCCCTAA
- a CDS encoding DUF2306 domain-containing protein, whose product MTLEPILSASTAVQIHLLAAVMTLALTPVMLMRRKGTRGHVLWGRFWVIFMALTAASSFWIMEIRLIGPWSPIHILSMITLLSLFNAVRAARRRKISAHKAHILGALLGFLGAGLFTLFPGRILSDSLFAGHEIQGFSAMLLLGGCGLFWLTWRWRKA is encoded by the coding sequence ATGACCCTTGAGCCGATCCTGAGTGCATCGACTGCTGTGCAGATACATTTACTTGCCGCGGTGATGACGCTGGCGCTGACCCCTGTGATGCTGATGCGGCGCAAAGGGACGCGGGGCCATGTGCTTTGGGGGCGGTTCTGGGTGATCTTTATGGCGCTGACAGCTGCAAGTTCTTTCTGGATCATGGAGATTCGGCTGATTGGGCCGTGGAGTCCGATTCACATTTTGTCCATGATCACCCTTCTGAGCCTCTTCAACGCCGTGCGCGCGGCGCGACGGCGCAAGATATCGGCTCACAAAGCGCATATTCTCGGGGCGCTGCTTGGGTTTTTGGGGGCAGGGTTGTTTACGCTCTTTCCGGGGCGAATATTGTCTGACAGCCTATTTGCAGGCCATGAAATACAGGGTTTTTCAGCAATGCTGTTGCTGGGGGGCTGCGGGCTTTTCTGGCTGACATGGCGCTGGCGAAAGGCTTAG
- a CDS encoding DMT family transporter, translating into MFDDKPLLGILLMLGFCIVAPLGDAVAKLIGQSVALGPMLLLRFAVQVVLLAPFIVLSLRPWRLSPRALGFCALRTGLHMAGIGLMFTALRHMPLADAIAIVFVLPFLNLFLGRVLLNETVGAARLSACIVGFTGTLFVIQPSFAAVGWYALLPLLVALLFSGFMLITRHISQETDPIGLQFISGLMATALMLPLFALGSAAELTDLTWATPNSLEWGLLLAVGALGTLAHLLMTWSLRYAPSATVSPIQYVEIPIAALIGLLIFSDLPNALASFGMSLTIAAGLFTMFVEGASQRRSPKEPPSPLSVPTAAE; encoded by the coding sequence ATGTTCGATGACAAACCCCTCCTTGGTATCCTCCTAATGCTCGGCTTTTGTATCGTCGCCCCTTTGGGTGACGCAGTGGCAAAGCTCATAGGTCAAAGCGTGGCACTTGGCCCAATGCTTCTGCTCCGCTTTGCTGTTCAGGTTGTCTTGCTTGCGCCCTTCATTGTTCTCTCACTGCGCCCTTGGCGACTATCGCCACGCGCCTTGGGGTTTTGCGCCCTGCGCACAGGACTTCACATGGCGGGGATCGGCCTTATGTTCACGGCGCTGCGCCACATGCCATTGGCCGACGCGATCGCCATCGTTTTCGTGCTGCCGTTTCTCAATCTTTTCCTTGGCCGTGTTTTGCTCAACGAAACCGTCGGTGCCGCCCGCCTGTCTGCCTGTATCGTTGGCTTCACAGGAACACTCTTTGTGATCCAGCCAAGCTTTGCCGCCGTCGGGTGGTATGCCCTATTGCCCCTGCTCGTCGCCCTGCTCTTTTCAGGCTTCATGCTCATTACGCGTCATATCTCTCAAGAAACGGACCCAATCGGGCTACAATTCATTTCCGGCCTTATGGCAACGGCGCTCATGCTCCCGCTTTTTGCTCTTGGCAGCGCCGCAGAGCTTACCGATTTGACATGGGCAACACCCAATAGCCTCGAATGGGGCCTCCTTCTCGCAGTCGGGGCGCTCGGCACGTTGGCCCACCTTCTGATGACCTGGTCCCTGCGCTACGCACCCTCCGCAACGGTCAGCCCGATCCAATATGTCGAAATACCGATCGCCGCACTCATCGGCCTGCTGATCTTCTCCGATCTGCCCAACGCTTTGGCCAGCTTCGGCATGAGCCTCACGATCGCAGCAGGCCTGTTCACAATGTTCGTTGAGGGGGCCAGCCAGCGCCGCAGTCCAAAAGAGCCGCCATCGCCCCTTTCAGTTCCGACAGCGGCAGAATAA